In Triticum aestivum cultivar Chinese Spring chromosome 5B, IWGSC CS RefSeq v2.1, whole genome shotgun sequence, the following proteins share a genomic window:
- the LOC123113407 gene encoding casein kinase II subunit alpha-2 — MSDAPPRKRPPASSVVRAAAAVVVAALASSFVALSPRCAPAAAGSRPSMSKARVYTDVNVVRPKEYWDYEALTVQWGEQDDYEVVRKVGRGKYSEVFEGFSVNNSEKCVIKILKPVKKKKIKREVKILQNLCGGPNIIKLLDIVRDQHSKTPSLIFEYVNNTDFKVLYPTLTDYDIRYYLYELLKALDHCHSQGIMHRDVKPHNVMIDHDLRKLRLIDWGLAEFYHPGKEYNVRVASRYFKGPELLVDLQDYDYSLDMWSLGCMFAGMIFRKEPFFYGHDNHDQLVKIAKVLGTDSLNAYLKKYHLELDPQLEHLVGRHSRKPWSKFINADNQHLVSPEAIDFLDKLLRYDHQDRLTAREAMAHPYFLQVRAAENSRARPQ, encoded by the exons ATGAGCGATGCCCCTCCGAGGAAGCGCCCGCCAGCCAGCTCCGTAGTtcgagccgccgctgccgtcgttgTAGCCGCCCTCGCGTCCTCCTTCGTCGCCCTGTCCCCTCGCTGCGCTCCGGCCGCCGCGGGATCCAGGCCCAGCATGTCGAAGGCGAGGGTCTACACCGACGTCAACGTGGTGCGCCCCAAGGAGTACTGGGACTACGAGGCGCTCACCGTCCAGTGGGG TGAGCAGGATGACTATGAAGTTGTCAGGAAAGTTGGAAGAGGTAAATATAGTGAAGTGTTTGAAGGCTTCAGTGTTAACAATAGCGAGAAATGTGTCATTAAGATACTCAAGCCCGTAAAGAAAAAGAAG ATTAAAAGGGAGGTAAAAATACTTCAGAACCTCTGTGGAGGTCCAAATATCATCAAGCTGCTCGACATTGTCAGGGATCAACATTCGAAAACTCCCAGCTTGATCTTCGAATATGTCAACAACACAGATTTTAAAGTGCTCTATCCCACGTTGACAGATTATGATATTCGCTACTACTTATACGAGCTACTAAAG GCATTAGATCACTGCCATTCACAAGGCATTATGCATCGAGATGTCAAGCCCCATAATGTTATGATTGATCATGATCTTCGAAAACTTCGCTTGATAGACTGGGGCCTGGCGGAGTTTTACCATCCAGGCAAGGAATACAATGTCCGTGTGGCTTCAAG atatttcAAGGGACCTGAACTTCTAGTTGATTTGCAAGATTACGATTATTCTCTGGACATGTGGAGCCTTGGGTGCATGTTTGCTGGGATG ATCTTCCGCAAGGAGCCATTCTTCTATGGCCATGATAACCATGACCAACTCGTGAAAATTGCAAAG GTACTTGGAACAGACAGCCTGAATGCTTACTTAAAGAAGTACCACCTTGAGCTTGACCCTCAGCTTGAACATCTTGTTGGAAG GCACAGTAGAAAACCCTGGTCAAAGTTCATTAATGCTGATAACCAGCATCTAGTATCTCCCGAG GCCATAGATTTTCTCGATAAGCTTCTTCGCTATGATCACCAAGATAGGCTCACTGCCCGTGAAGCTATG GCGCATCCATACTTCCTTCAAGTTAGAGCAGCGGAGAACAGCAGGGCACGGCCGCAATGA